A segment of the Pseudoalteromonas piscicida genome:
TTTTTAGGATTGGAGACTCCAAGTTAACCGAAGCAAAATCGACATGTTTAAATAAAGGATGCATAAACTGCACTAGGGCTTGGGCATCAGATCCTGCGCTTTGGGGCTGGATAAGTCCGTCAGGGGTGCTGGGCAATGAGTTTCCCATGGTAATGAGGTCAGGGTTGAAATAACGACGCCCAAACATGGTATCACCCGCAAAAAGTAAGGTTTTTAGCGTGCTAGACTTAGCTTTTAGTTCAAGCGTGAGCTGCTGTTCATTGTTATTTTGATTCGCTAAGGTAAAAACTAAGGGTAAATAATCGGGGTGAGATATTTCCGCAACATAAGCGCCGTATGCTAGAGCCGACAGGTCAAAGATACCATCGCTATTTGAGGTAAATAACTGATCATTTATCGTGAGACTTGCATTGGCAATGGGCGTCGCTGCTGTGTTTTGCAGCAACACGCTTAAATTGGGCGTCTGGTTATCCCTATCTTATTGGCTTTTATCTTCATCCTTATCGATTTGTGAAGGACCTGTTTCATTTGGGTCCTCTACTGAGCAGGCCGTGAGCGCAAATAGTAATACTACATTTAAGATTTTTTTCATTGTGGTTAGCCTGCTTTCAAAAAAGATACATTATCCAATTCTTTAGTATTATATCTGTAACTCTTTATGCGTTGCAATCCTTAGAAATGGAATGTAAGTTTCGAAATCAAAAACTTAACAAGTGCTTAAAAACGTCTTAAAAAACAACTTTTTTCAGTTCTTCATTAGTATAGGACAAGAATTTGCGAGGATAGCTAAAATTCTGTTCAATATTCTTTACGTTTTTCTAGTCGGCCAGCTATTCTTAGAGTATGATCTCGTCAATTGTGAAAACCCGCTTTGAGGAACAAATGCGTCTAGAGATACATTGCGCTGACCGTATTGGTATTGCCCAAGAAATTCTCAATATCTTGGTGAGTTACCGTGTCGATTTGAAAGGTATAGAAGTCGATTCAGTAAATTGTCGAATGTACGTGAGCTTTCCACCCATCGAATTTGAACAGTTTCAGAAGATTATGCCTGAGATCCGCTTAATCGATGGTGTTGAAGATGTTCGTACCACAGCGTTTTTACCGTCAGAACGTGAGCATAATGAGCTGAATACCTTGCTCAGTGCATTACCTGATGGTGTAATTTCTATCGACGCTAAAGGCTGGGTACGTCATTGCAATGACGCAGCTTGTCGCGACCTTAACATGGTTGAAAAGGAAGTGATCGGTGCCAACATTAACAACCTTTTGAAAGGGTTTAACTTTACCCGTTGGTTAGAAGGTAAAGAGGTGTTAGGCCAGACAACCCGTGTAGAAGTGGGTGGGGAAGATTTTATTGCTGATATTTTGCCAATTTCGGTGCCCCAAGGGATCGAAGGCGATGTATTAGCCGGTGCGGTGATTAACATTAAATCGCAGTCGCGATTAGGACAACAAGTCAGTGCGTTTCGTCGTTATGGCCAAGAAAGTTTTGCGACGATTCATAACCACAGCACAGCCATGCGTAGAGTCGTGCGTGAAGCCAGAAAAATGGCACAGCTAGAAGCGCCAATTCTGATCACAGGTGAAACTGGTACGGGTAAGGAGCTATTGGCTAGAGCATGTCATTATGCGTCTAACCGTTCGTTAAAGCCGTTTATTGCGCTTTCTTGTGCTTCGCTGCCAGATGACGTTGCCGAGTCTGAGCTTTTTGGTTATGCAGGCTATGAAGAAAATGCAGCGCCAAAACGTGGTGTATTAGAACAGGCTGATGGTGGCACGGTATTCCTTGACGAAGTGGGTGAAATGTCAACCCAGTTACAAACTAAGTTACTGCGTTTCTTACAAGACGGCACGTTCCGAAAAGTCGGTGACGAGAATGAAGTTAAGGTTAATGTTCGCATCATAGCTGCAACGCAAAAAGACTTGCCTGCCATGGTTCAAGAGGGCGTATTTAGAGAAGACCTTTACTATCGCATTAACGTACTAACGCTTGAAATTTCTCCACTGAGAGATAGAAAAGCAGATATCGGGCCTTTGGCTGAACATTTTGTACAAAAATATGCCCAACAAAATGGTCATCCAGCGCCAACACTTGCTAGAGAATGTATTGAGTTTTTAGAGAGTTACCCTTGGCCTGGTAATGTGAGGCAGCTAGAAAACGCCATTTATCGTGCAGTTTCGTTGCTTGATGATAAAGAGCTTCGTACTGAGCATCTAAACTTACCGACCTTTACCCATGACTTAGGTTATTTGGAGTCTGATTTTGAAGGGACGTTGGACCAAGCGGTGAAGCGATTTGAAGCAACCTTGTTGCGCAAGCTTTACCCCGCTTATCCGAGTTCAAGGCAATTGGCTAAACGTTTGGGATTAAGCCACACAGCCGTAGCCAACAAGCTGCGTGAGTATGGGATAAATAGAAAAACAGTCAAAGTATGATCTAAAGGCCACGTAATGTGGCCTTTATGATTTAGTTCCCATGTCTTTTGTCACGCCATCTACCTTAATATTCTTGATGCCATCTTCTTCAAAAGAGACTGTGATACTCACGTTATCTCGCGCAAAGAAGTAATCTATCCCATTTACCGTTAAGACGTAATTACCCTTTACAGAGTCGCTAAATTCTTTTTTCACAAGAGAGATGTGATGATCTGCAATTTGCCACTTAAATTCAGAAATAAAACCTTGATTGAATTCTTGGATCCACACGCGGGTATCGTCTTTACTCAGTGTAATGGCAACTGAGTAAGACTCTGGTAGTTCAGACATGTCATAATGATTTGCACCGATGCGAAACTGTTCAGTCTGTTTGTTCCAAGCAAAACCAAACTCAAACGCTTTCTCTACACCGGTTGGGTAGGTTAGCGCGCCTTCTCCTTTATAGTCAAAGTCTGCGTAACACATACTGGAAAAGGCAAATAAGGTGGAACAGGTAACAAGGGATAATTTTTTCATTGACTTCACTTCAGCTATTTTACTTAATTTGAGGCTCGCGTATGTAACAACCGAACTCATTGTTTTTAAGCTCATTTTATGGGCCTTTCTGGTCATGCTAGAAAGGCGTTCATTTTTTGAAGCTCAGGTTATTAATCTAGTTTACCGACAGCATTACCGCAACCAAGGGTCAAAGTAATGTATCGGTTATAGACGCAAGCGTAGCAAAATAATCACTTTAGAATATGAATTGCTATGCTAGAATCGAAAAATTATTAACTGGTAAGACCATTGTTATGAATTTATATTTTCGTTTACTGCTGCTGTTTTGGAGAATAAGACAGAATAAACAAACAGCAGATTCCATTTTGTCTCCGATAGATATTGAGTACCGCGCCCTGCCAAGCGATTGCGATATCAATATGCACTTGACTAATTCACGATACCTCGCATTTATGGACTTAGCACGCACTTGGATGACAGAGCGAGTTGGGTTATTTGCAGCTGTGATGAAACGCCGCTGGTTTCCAATTGTGAACGCAACGGCGATTACTTATATTCGCGATATCAAGCCGCTGCAAAAATTTACCATTACCACTAAGGTGGTGGGATGGGATCACAAATACTTTTACATTGAACAGCGCTTTCATTCTAAGCGTGGACTGCACGCGATTGCATATGTGCGTGGGGTATTCAAACGTAAGGGCGGTGTAGTTGCGGTCGAAGAAATGCTAGAAGTGGCTGGGTTTGACGGTGAGGTACCTATTTTATCTCCTGAGATTATGCATTGGAAAGCCATGTTAGAGGCAAAGAAAAACAGTAATCTATAAACTATAAAGGCCACATCAGTGGCCTTGGGGATTGAGAAAGTAACAGTAATTCTGTGTTCTATACGGTTTAGGTATTAGAACTTATATTTCACACCGAACATTGCTACAACAGGGTCTAGCTCTACGTCAGATGTTAGTGCCTTTACGCCGTTAGCGTAAACAGTTGCATCGGTATTAATGTCCATTTTAGAGATCATGCCATGCAGACCCCACTTTTCATTTAAGTCGTAGTTAAAACCAATTTGTAATGCAATACCAAAAGAGCTATCCAAATCAACTTCTACGTCGTTAGTTTTTAGTGTTGCTTTCAGTGCTGCACTTGGCTCTTCATCGAAGAATACTGTGTAGTTCAGACCTGCACCGATAAATGGACGAAACTTAGCGCTTGCATCAAAGAAGTGATACTGTGCAAGTAATGTTGGTGGCAAGTGTTTAATGTCAGCGATTTCAGCACCTGCTAAGCCACCAGCACCGTCAACTGTGTGAGAAAATGGTGTTGCCGCAACCAGTTCAAATACGATGTTATCGCTGTAGTGGTAGTCAAGCGTGATACCTAGCTGAGTATTTGAGTCAGCAACTAGACCAAGAGAGTTATCTTGATCAATTGCAGAAGCCGAATTGTCAGGGTTTACGTTAATAGCACCAACATTAACACTGAAATTTGCGTGTGCGAAGGGAGCAGCAACTAGCAGAGTAGATAAAAGTGCAGCGCTTAAAGTTTTCATTTTCTTCTCCTAACCCTATGTGAGGACATTTTTAAACTGTGAAACAGTGTGTGTTTTCAATGAAGCCATCTTAAAAGGGTTCAAAAAATGAAAAACTGTTCTAGATCAATTTTTAAATTGTAAGATTTCAGAAATTTTTGAAAGTTTGATTTAGATTAAGTTTTCTCAATGTCATTAATTTGCATTAAAACTGCAATGCTGTGGTCAAAGTTACATCTTTAAATAATTGCTAGATTTCACCTACAAATCATTCTTAGTTATGTCACTAGCAACACAGTATCAAAACCTCAGTACTTCATACGCGACAGAGATATTAACGCGTTTGATCCAAGCGCCTTCGGTTACGCCTTATGATGCAGGCACTATCGCATTCATGTCAGAGCAACTCGCCGCGCTGGGCTTTACTATTGAGCAGTTTGAGGTGCAGGGAGTAAAAAACTTAATTGCAAGTTATCGCTTCTCTCAAGGACCAACCTTTGCTTTTTCTGGTCATGTGGATGTCGTGCCTGCAAATAATAAAGGCTGGATTGTGCCACCATTTAGTGCGCAGATTATTGATGGCGTGATGTATGGACGTGGTGCTGCGGATATGAAAGGTGGCGTTGCCGCAATGCTTGCTGCAACCAAAACATTACTACAGCATCGTGAAAAATTACGAGGAAGCTTTTACTGGTTGCTCACTTCTGATGAGGAAGGTGAGGCGGAGTTTGGTTCTAAATTGATTGCAGAGCGATTAGCTGAAAATGGCATCGAGCTAGATGCTTGTTTGGTTGGTGAACCGACTTCACACCAAGTGGTAGGAGATACGGTTAAAAATGGTCGTCGTGGGGCGATTTCTGGGCGTATTCAAGTTAAAGGAAGAGCGGGGCATGTGGCTTATCCAGAACAAACGATTAATGCAGCTCACATCGCAGGCCAGTTGGTTAGTCAACTCGCGCTTTTACCTTGGTGGAAAGATGAAGCGGGATCGCAAACCACGCTGCAAGTTACTGGGATCACAGTTCCAAATATCGTGGATAATTTAGTGCCAGCAGAATGTGAAATCACCTTTAATATTCGTTACAGCCATGCCTATAAGAGCCAAGAAGTTGTGCACTATATCCAAGAGTCGCTGGCTAAATCTGGTGCCATGTTAGCGATCAGTTGGGAGCGGCCTTGTGAGTCGTTTTATACCGGCGCAAAGCAAGAAAACTGTTTCTTAACGCTGGTAGAACAAGCAATCCAAGAAACAACGGGGCAATATCCGAGTTTAAGTACGGCAGGCGGCACCTCCGATGGTCGCTTCTTTGCGACCGGAAAAACACAAGTGATCGAATGCGGGGTAAAGAATGATTCAATTCATCAAGTGAATGAACATCTATCCCTCAGCGACCTGCATGCGATAGAAAAAATATACTTATCTGTTTTAAATAGGTTTTTTAAAAAAGTTGAAAATTTTTAAAAGAATTTTCTTGAAAATAAATCTGCTGACCATAAATAGCTTTATGAGGACGCCGATAGGGCCTCATAAATTAAATAACTATTTGTTTTAAAAGTGCTTATTGGTTCTTTTTGAAGAGTGAGCACCTATGTATAGCTTTAAGAGGATACAAGATTATGCGTACAGTAGATTTATCACCATTATATCGTTCATTTATCGGTTTTGATCATTTAGCTTCTATGATGGATGCTGCTGCGAGAACAGATAAACAACCTAGCTATCCACCATACAACATTGAAGCGCTAGGTAAAGACAAGTATCAAATTACTATGGCTGTTGCAGGGTTTACCGAGCAAGAGCTAACACTGGAATCAGAAAACAATACGTTGACCGTAAAGGGACAAAAGCAAGCGACTGAAGAAGCCAACGAGCGTAAATTTATTCATCAAGGGATCGCCGAACGCGGATTCGAGCGCAAATTCCAACTTGGTGATCATGTCAAAGTATTAGGCGCAGACTTAGCGCACGGCTTACTGGTTATTGACCTCGAGCGTGAGATCCCAGAAGCACTGAAGCCAAGAAAAATAGAAATTGGCTCGGGCAACTTGCTTGAAAACAAGTAATATCAATCTAATTTATTGATTTCCAACTCGCCGCCGTCAGGCGGCTTTTTTTTGCCTAAATACAAAGCATTTGTTATTAGTAAAGTTATGCCTCACTTGTTATCCCCCAGAAAATGAAACTAGGACTAAGACAATACGTAAAAAGACGAAATGGTGTACCACTGGGTCATAGTCAGTCACTAGGAAACATGTTACGGCGCGCTTTCGGCGCTCAGTCTTTCGATGGCTTCTGGGTTTATTGGAATCCTATCTGGAGTTATTACTTGGCGCGCTTCGTATTTCGTCCATGTACAGCGAAAGTGGGGGGAAAACTTGGCTATTGGTTTACTTTTATCGTGAGCGGCGCATTGCATGACGTTATTGTTGGATTAGTAGTGGGAGAAACTATTTTTACATTTACCCCATTCTTTGCTGTACTCGGGGTTTTTGCGCTTGGATTTAAAGTGACGGGGTATCGTTATCCGAGTCAGCACTTTCTCATTGCATCTTTGTTTAACGGCTCGATCATTGTATTTAGTTTTTATCTAAGTAGTGTTTTTAGCGAGTTACTTGTATGGTAGAAGAAAAATATTGCGTAGAGATGAAGAATGGAACTAAAAGATAAGCTGATATTGTTGTTGAAATCAGGTGGGTTATCGTTACTCATCGCGGGTGGATTTTATACTTTGTT
Coding sequences within it:
- a CDS encoding acyl-CoA thioesterase, which codes for MNLYFRLLLLFWRIRQNKQTADSILSPIDIEYRALPSDCDINMHLTNSRYLAFMDLARTWMTERVGLFAAVMKRRWFPIVNATAITYIRDIKPLQKFTITTKVVGWDHKYFYIEQRFHSKRGLHAIAYVRGVFKRKGGVVAVEEMLEVAGFDGEVPILSPEIMHWKAMLEAKKNSNL
- the dapE gene encoding succinyl-diaminopimelate desuccinylase, coding for MSLATQYQNLSTSYATEILTRLIQAPSVTPYDAGTIAFMSEQLAALGFTIEQFEVQGVKNLIASYRFSQGPTFAFSGHVDVVPANNKGWIVPPFSAQIIDGVMYGRGAADMKGGVAAMLAATKTLLQHREKLRGSFYWLLTSDEEGEAEFGSKLIAERLAENGIELDACLVGEPTSHQVVGDTVKNGRRGAISGRIQVKGRAGHVAYPEQTINAAHIAGQLVSQLALLPWWKDEAGSQTTLQVTGITVPNIVDNLVPAECEITFNIRYSHAYKSQEVVHYIQESLAKSGAMLAISWERPCESFYTGAKQENCFLTLVEQAIQETTGQYPSLSTAGGTSDGRFFATGKTQVIECGVKNDSIHQVNEHLSLSDLHAIEKIYLSVLNRFFKKVENF
- a CDS encoding OmpW/AlkL family protein; the protein is MKTLSAALLSTLLVAAPFAHANFSVNVGAINVNPDNSASAIDQDNSLGLVADSNTQLGITLDYHYSDNIVFELVAATPFSHTVDGAGGLAGAEIADIKHLPPTLLAQYHFFDASAKFRPFIGAGLNYTVFFDEEPSAALKATLKTNDVEVDLDSSFGIALQIGFNYDLNEKWGLHGMISKMDINTDATVYANGVKALTSDVELDPVVAMFGVKYKF
- a CDS encoding Hsp20 family protein, which gives rise to MRTVDLSPLYRSFIGFDHLASMMDAAARTDKQPSYPPYNIEALGKDKYQITMAVAGFTEQELTLESENNTLTVKGQKQATEEANERKFIHQGIAERGFERKFQLGDHVKVLGADLAHGLLVIDLEREIPEALKPRKIEIGSGNLLENK
- a CDS encoding acyltransferase, which translates into the protein MLRRAFGAQSFDGFWVYWNPIWSYYLARFVFRPCTAKVGGKLGYWFTFIVSGALHDVIVGLVVGETIFTFTPFFAVLGVFALGFKVTGYRYPSQHFLIASLFNGSIIVFSFYLSSVFSELLVW
- the tyrR gene encoding transcriptional regulator TyrR is translated as MRLEIHCADRIGIAQEILNILVSYRVDLKGIEVDSVNCRMYVSFPPIEFEQFQKIMPEIRLIDGVEDVRTTAFLPSEREHNELNTLLSALPDGVISIDAKGWVRHCNDAACRDLNMVEKEVIGANINNLLKGFNFTRWLEGKEVLGQTTRVEVGGEDFIADILPISVPQGIEGDVLAGAVINIKSQSRLGQQVSAFRRYGQESFATIHNHSTAMRRVVREARKMAQLEAPILITGETGTGKELLARACHYASNRSLKPFIALSCASLPDDVAESELFGYAGYEENAAPKRGVLEQADGGTVFLDEVGEMSTQLQTKLLRFLQDGTFRKVGDENEVKVNVRIIAATQKDLPAMVQEGVFREDLYYRINVLTLEISPLRDRKADIGPLAEHFVQKYAQQNGHPAPTLARECIEFLESYPWPGNVRQLENAIYRAVSLLDDKELRTEHLNLPTFTHDLGYLESDFEGTLDQAVKRFEATLLRKLYPAYPSSRQLAKRLGLSHTAVANKLREYGINRKTVKV